One window from the genome of Roseomonas haemaphysalidis encodes:
- a CDS encoding ABC transporter substrate-binding protein, which yields MTASAISRRSALTMAAALAAATAPRSARAAEARGPAVLAIDTVATLDPAHARATGGNLSVLSQVLSSLTTLDASGRLVGDLATGWEVDAATRFTFHLNPAARFQNGKPLDASVVAWNFQRMMDPAIRATANTDLGLIDRVEAAGPHTVVFHTKRPWLELPRRLSWMFMLEPEWTGTHNPKVEVNASGAYRMVSFDPGGDIVLERNPDFHGPAPAIEKVLYRGIDSPAARISGIRGGEIDATLRIDPIDMAQLLTLPDYTVGAREGQRFHVLKFHFGNRALADIRVRQAINYAINKDAITKAIFRGYVGAGTTQVLNPQTPGFNDSYKPWPYDPARAKALLAEAGYAGGLSLTLKTSVEGSSLAVSPICQIIAAQLGQVGIRLQVALLPYSAFLALRTQPELAPDFTYAGYVSQSNSATELFGQYSSKGPYAFGPMPMTFDRAVEVQREALEADQQIRDIKAASQAMLDDVLEVFLFIQPQTFAVSKRLRWQARSDDWIKASDMSWA from the coding sequence ATGACCGCCTCCGCCATCTCCCGGCGTTCCGCCCTGACCATGGCCGCAGCCCTCGCCGCCGCCACCGCCCCGCGATCCGCCCGCGCGGCAGAGGCCCGCGGGCCCGCCGTGCTGGCGATCGACACCGTGGCCACCCTGGACCCCGCCCATGCGCGGGCGACCGGCGGCAACCTGTCCGTGCTGTCGCAGGTGCTGTCGTCGCTGACCACGCTGGACGCCTCCGGCCGGCTGGTGGGCGACCTCGCGACCGGCTGGGAGGTCGATGCGGCCACGCGCTTCACCTTCCACCTGAACCCCGCCGCGCGGTTCCAGAACGGCAAGCCGCTGGACGCCTCCGTCGTCGCCTGGAACTTCCAGCGCATGATGGACCCGGCGATCCGCGCGACCGCCAACACCGACCTCGGCCTGATCGACCGGGTCGAGGCGGCCGGCCCGCACACGGTGGTGTTCCACACCAAGCGCCCCTGGCTGGAGCTGCCACGCCGCCTGAGCTGGATGTTCATGCTGGAGCCGGAGTGGACCGGGACCCACAACCCCAAGGTCGAGGTCAATGCCTCCGGCGCCTATCGCATGGTCAGCTTCGACCCCGGCGGCGACATCGTGCTGGAGCGCAATCCGGACTTCCACGGGCCGGCGCCGGCGATCGAGAAGGTCTTGTATCGCGGCATCGACAGCCCGGCCGCCCGCATCTCCGGCATCCGCGGCGGTGAGATCGACGCCACGCTGCGCATCGACCCGATTGACATGGCCCAGCTGCTGACCCTGCCGGACTACACCGTCGGCGCGCGGGAAGGGCAGCGCTTCCACGTGCTGAAGTTCCATTTTGGCAACCGGGCGCTGGCCGATATCCGCGTGCGGCAGGCGATCAACTACGCCATCAACAAGGACGCCATCACCAAGGCCATCTTCCGCGGCTATGTGGGCGCCGGCACCACCCAGGTGCTGAACCCGCAGACGCCCGGCTTCAACGACAGCTACAAGCCCTGGCCCTATGATCCCGCCCGGGCGAAGGCGCTCCTGGCCGAGGCGGGATATGCCGGCGGGCTGTCGCTGACGCTGAAGACCTCGGTGGAGGGATCGTCGCTGGCGGTGTCGCCGATCTGTCAGATCATCGCGGCACAGCTCGGGCAGGTTGGCATCCGGCTGCAGGTGGCGCTGCTGCCCTACTCGGCGTTTCTCGCGCTGCGCACGCAGCCCGAGCTGGCGCCGGATTTCACCTATGCCGGCTATGTTTCTCAATCCAACTCGGCGACCGAGCTGTTCGGACAATACAGCAGCAAGGGACCCTACGCCTTCGGCCCGATGCCGATGACCTTCGACCGCGCGGTGGAGGTGCAGCGGGAGGCGCTGGAGGCCGACCAGCAGATCCGTGACATCAAGGCGGCGTCGCAGGCGATGCTGGACGACGTGCTGGAGGTGTTCCTGTTCATCCAGCCGCAGACCTTCGCGGTTAGCAAACGGCTGCGCTGGCAGGCGCGCAGCGACGACTGGATCAAGGCCAGCGACATGAGCTGGGCCTAG
- a CDS encoding ABC transporter permease: MPGVTKSGSTGWLAARLATLRVPVTPDFLARRLLGAVVAVWGAATVVFAMIFATGNPAVYLAAESASAADVAALARAYGFDRPVPVQYWDFLVNLATGSFPPSLFTGRPAFTEVLLRVPRTLQVSLSAVVLGSVVGLAAGYLAATGRVPLLRSLPLRLLMVLQSTPSFFLALVLILLFSLTLRWLPTGGTGSWLHPVLPMVTLACYVAPGVARLFAASIREVQFEEHVLTARAMGLSERRIRIRHVAVNALGAVISLIGLQVGGILSGAVIVESVFSWPGVGELLVRSVNNHDYPVVVAAVMLICLGYVGASLVVDILVALVDPRAQERR, translated from the coding sequence ATGCCGGGCGTCACAAAGAGTGGCAGCACCGGCTGGCTCGCGGCGCGCCTCGCGACCCTGCGGGTCCCGGTCACCCCGGACTTCCTGGCGCGGCGGCTGCTGGGCGCGGTGGTGGCGGTCTGGGGCGCGGCCACCGTGGTCTTCGCCATGATCTTCGCGACCGGCAACCCGGCGGTCTATCTCGCGGCCGAAAGCGCCAGCGCCGCCGATGTGGCGGCACTGGCCCGCGCCTATGGCTTCGACCGGCCGGTGCCGGTGCAGTACTGGGACTTCCTGGTGAATCTGGCCACCGGCAGCTTCCCGCCCTCCCTCTTCACCGGCCGCCCCGCCTTCACCGAGGTGCTGCTGCGCGTGCCGCGGACGCTGCAGGTCAGCCTCAGCGCCGTGGTGCTGGGCTCGGTGGTGGGGCTCGCCGCCGGCTATCTCGCCGCGACCGGGCGGGTGCCGCTCTTGCGCAGCCTGCCGCTGCGGCTGCTGATGGTGCTGCAGTCCACGCCCAGCTTCTTTCTGGCGCTGGTGCTGATCCTGCTGTTCAGCCTGACCCTGCGCTGGCTGCCGACCGGCGGCACCGGCAGTTGGCTGCATCCGGTGCTGCCGATGGTGACGCTGGCCTGCTACGTCGCCCCCGGCGTCGCGCGGCTCTTCGCCGCCTCGATCCGCGAGGTGCAGTTCGAGGAGCATGTGCTCACCGCCCGCGCCATGGGCCTGTCGGAACGGCGCATCCGCATCCGCCACGTGGCAGTCAATGCGCTCGGCGCGGTGATCTCGCTGATCGGCCTGCAGGTCGGCGGCATCCTCAGCGGCGCGGTGATCGTGGAAAGCGTCTTCTCATGGCCGGGCGTGGGAGAACTCCTGGTGCGCTCGGTCAACAACCACGACTATCCCGTGGTGGTGGCGGCGGTGATGCTGATCTGCCTCGGCTACGTCGGGGCCAGCCTGGTGGTCGATATCCTGGTGGCCCTGGTCGACCCCCGCGCGCAGGAACGTCGATGA
- a CDS encoding ABC transporter permease, producing MSEISVTLPAQAQPRPSRWLRALAGAAAPAMLAVVVVLVCAAPLVSPYDPNEQDLLNLLEGPSAAHWFGTDMLGRDVLSRVLWGGWPPLLVGLCSVAIALAVGTAAGIAAGFRQGRVDSVIGRVADIQMSIPGLVLALLVLALFGSAVTNLIFVIAIESWPLHFRVVRAHVRAVRGHAYVEAAQLAGHGVARILWRHILPSTLPLLAITATVNFSHAVLAEAGLSFLGIGIQPPAADWGMMVSEGKTQLSAAWWISVFPGVALLVVLLCAQLIGDGLSRRMAVGAE from the coding sequence ATGAGCGAGATATCCGTCACCCTGCCCGCCCAGGCGCAGCCCCGCCCCTCGCGCTGGCTGCGCGCCCTGGCCGGCGCGGCGGCCCCCGCGATGCTGGCGGTGGTGGTGGTGCTCGTCTGCGCCGCGCCGCTGGTCTCGCCCTACGATCCCAACGAGCAGGACCTGCTGAACCTCCTGGAAGGCCCCTCCGCAGCGCACTGGTTCGGCACTGACATGCTGGGCCGCGACGTGTTGAGCCGCGTGCTGTGGGGCGGCTGGCCGCCGCTGCTGGTCGGCCTCTGCTCGGTCGCCATCGCCCTGGCCGTGGGCACGGCGGCGGGGATCGCCGCCGGCTTCCGCCAGGGGCGGGTGGACAGCGTCATCGGCCGCGTGGCCGATATCCAGATGTCGATCCCCGGCCTGGTGCTGGCCCTGCTCGTGCTGGCGCTGTTCGGCTCGGCGGTGACGAACCTCATCTTCGTCATCGCGATCGAGAGCTGGCCGCTGCACTTTCGTGTCGTGCGCGCGCATGTCCGCGCCGTGCGCGGCCACGCCTATGTCGAGGCCGCGCAACTGGCCGGGCACGGCGTGGCACGCATTCTCTGGCGGCATATCCTGCCCTCCACCCTGCCGTTGCTGGCGATCACCGCCACGGTGAACTTCTCCCACGCCGTGCTGGCCGAGGCGGGGCTCAGCTTCCTCGGCATCGGCATCCAGCCTCCGGCGGCGGACTGGGGAATGATGGTGTCCGAGGGCAAGACGCAGCTCTCGGCGGCCTGGTGGATCTCGGTCTTTCCCGGGGTGGCGCTGCTGGTCGTCCTGCTTTGCGCGCAGTTGATCGGCGATGGGTTGTCGCGGCGCATGGCAGTGGGGGCGGAGTGA